The Agarilytica rhodophyticola genome has a window encoding:
- the gpW gene encoding gpW family head-tail joining protein — protein MPSLVILKQRLEEAELALHQLNTGAREVEVRVDDFGMTEFSEVNVRDLERYIAHLRQAIAHTEGKPRRRPILMRF, from the coding sequence ATGCCGAGTTTAGTCATATTAAAACAACGTTTAGAAGAAGCCGAGTTAGCATTGCATCAGCTCAATACAGGGGCAAGGGAAGTGGAAGTCCGAGTCGATGACTTTGGTATGACAGAGTTTTCCGAAGTCAATGTGCGGGATTTAGAGCGTTATATTGCGCACCTAAGACAAGCCATTGCTCATACAGAAGGAAAACCTCGTCGTCGGCCTATATTAATGCGATTTTAG
- a CDS encoding phage portal protein — protein MGVQILGADGTPLVQDSAHRGASLQARELASWQPALGSADSDLIHELPTLVSRSRDLVRNHGVAAGGIQTLSDNVVGSGLRLSARPDYVALGKTKEWADEWAKQTEALWRTYADSTDCDAANSLTFSGLTAQVFRSALVNGESLCLPLWLPKRAQSFATKFQVIESDRLCNPQGRMNTTKLRAGIEIDRYGAPLAYWVTKHHPGDGTIAMAYTQDQWQRIPAYTRFGRKRVIHIHDKERSGQNRGKPILSSIMPMFKMLDHYEKSELQAAVVNAMIAAFIETPLDPESINDLFGGSSEDYLSARKEWSVQLKGGAVIPVFPGDKVAPFTPGRPNAAYGTFVENIMRHIGTGLNLPYELLLKDFSKTNYSSARAALLEAWRFFLGRRTWLATYWATPAYALWLEEAINKGLIEAPDFYKNKNAWIRAKWIGPGRGSVDPLKEANASEKRMAINTSTLEIECAAEGLDWEEVLEQRAREIQKMKDLGLHHDHMEVDNGNDSNSNKDIKKEREEKEQKAPSKKTTPSHPQETMDEILE, from the coding sequence ATGGGAGTACAAATACTCGGCGCGGACGGCACACCGCTTGTTCAAGACTCTGCCCATCGTGGGGCATCATTACAAGCACGTGAGTTGGCATCATGGCAACCGGCATTAGGTTCCGCCGATAGTGATTTAATTCATGAGCTGCCCACATTAGTGTCACGCTCTCGCGATTTAGTTCGAAATCACGGCGTGGCTGCTGGCGGGATTCAAACTTTAAGTGATAATGTGGTCGGGAGTGGCCTTCGGCTATCCGCTCGCCCCGACTATGTTGCCCTGGGTAAAACAAAAGAATGGGCGGACGAATGGGCCAAACAGACAGAAGCTTTATGGCGAACCTATGCCGACTCCACCGATTGCGATGCGGCGAATTCTCTGACGTTTTCAGGATTGACCGCACAGGTGTTTCGCTCGGCGTTAGTCAATGGCGAGTCTTTATGTTTGCCTTTATGGTTACCTAAGAGGGCACAATCGTTTGCCACCAAGTTTCAAGTGATTGAATCCGATCGCTTATGTAATCCTCAAGGGCGAATGAATACAACAAAACTGCGAGCAGGGATTGAAATTGATCGCTATGGTGCGCCTCTCGCGTATTGGGTGACGAAGCATCACCCTGGTGACGGTACGATTGCTATGGCGTACACGCAAGACCAATGGCAACGTATTCCGGCATACACACGCTTTGGTCGTAAACGTGTGATCCATATCCATGATAAAGAGCGCTCCGGACAAAATAGAGGTAAACCTATTCTTAGTTCTATTATGCCGATGTTCAAGATGCTAGACCACTATGAAAAAAGTGAGTTACAAGCTGCTGTAGTTAACGCAATGATAGCGGCTTTTATTGAAACACCTTTAGATCCAGAATCGATTAATGATTTATTTGGTGGTTCATCTGAGGATTATTTATCTGCACGTAAAGAGTGGAGTGTTCAATTAAAAGGCGGTGCGGTGATACCTGTCTTCCCAGGAGATAAAGTCGCCCCTTTTACGCCCGGTCGCCCTAATGCCGCCTATGGCACATTTGTCGAGAATATTATGCGGCATATCGGTACCGGGCTTAACTTACCTTATGAATTATTATTAAAAGACTTTTCAAAAACCAACTATTCTTCAGCACGTGCAGCGTTACTGGAGGCATGGCGGTTTTTTCTTGGACGCCGAACGTGGCTTGCTACTTATTGGGCAACACCGGCTTATGCCCTTTGGTTAGAGGAAGCGATTAACAAAGGTCTGATTGAGGCCCCAGATTTTTATAAAAATAAAAATGCGTGGATTCGAGCAAAGTGGATTGGGCCAGGAAGAGGCTCTGTTGATCCCCTTAAAGAAGCCAATGCGTCAGAGAAACGTATGGCCATTAATACCTCCACGTTGGAAATTGAATGCGCAGCGGAAGGTTTGGACTGGGAGGAAGTGTTGGAGCAGCGTGCACGAGAAATTCAAAAAATGAAAGACCTGGGATTACACCATGACCACATGGAAGTCGATAATGGTAACGATAGCAATAGCAATAAAGACATAAAAAAGGAGCGTGAAGAAAAAGAGCAAAAAGCCCCTTCAAAAAAAACAACACCCTCTCACCCACAGGAGACTATGGATGAAATTTTGGAATAG
- a CDS encoding RING finger domain-containing protein translates to MTFAIIKNKDCPICLQPIKKNERVTMLRCRNAHAIHPHCAHTLLRTNHPKCPLDKKSIAGQNARSTHTVIKAPTNSRPGQAQAVRRASGSASLNPPQNLHLSNSFPPYRLK, encoded by the coding sequence ATGACTTTTGCTATTATAAAAAATAAAGATTGCCCAATTTGCTTGCAACCAATAAAAAAGAATGAGCGTGTTACCATGCTGCGCTGCCGAAATGCTCATGCGATACATCCGCATTGTGCACACACATTACTTCGCACAAACCATCCCAAATGTCCTCTTGATAAGAAATCTATTGCTGGACAAAATGCTCGCTCGACGCATACGGTTATTAAAGCTCCTACAAATAGTAGACCGGGCCAAGCTCAAGCTGTTCGTCGTGCAAGCGGTTCTGCATCTCTAAATCCACCTCAGAATTTACATCTGTCAAACAGCTTTCCTCCGTATCGGCTAAAATAA
- a CDS encoding major capsid protein, translating to MDVFTTTVLNRTVAYLPRPSSFLLDTFFPSVQTDDAEEIYFDIDTSKPRLVPFVSPLVEGKVVANEGFETRSFKPAYAKDKRRFDPNGPLKRQIGETIGGNLTPMNRREVALNRALTNQLENLTRREEVMASEVLRRGQVTVSGDDYPTQVVDFQRDPLLTQVLTGATRWGETGVRVLDNVEDWAGMVHQASGAAARTVVMDPLAWRIFKNDDKVEKLLEIRRGTANTLIIDPILRGQGSEKARYVGSIGDFDFWVYNDAYVDDAGQAQTMLPPYTVIVASRTLLEGTRAYGVIQDEKAGYRASRYFTKSWLEEDPALRWLLMQSAPLIVPYRPNASFCATVR from the coding sequence ATGGATGTTTTTACGACCACGGTGCTCAATCGTACCGTTGCGTATTTGCCTCGCCCATCGTCGTTTTTGCTGGATACTTTTTTTCCGTCTGTGCAAACCGATGATGCCGAAGAAATTTACTTTGATATTGATACATCAAAACCTCGACTCGTGCCTTTTGTATCGCCTTTAGTGGAAGGCAAAGTGGTGGCGAATGAAGGGTTTGAAACTCGCAGCTTTAAACCGGCGTATGCTAAAGACAAACGTCGCTTTGATCCCAACGGCCCCCTTAAACGCCAGATAGGTGAAACTATTGGGGGTAATCTTACGCCGATGAATCGCCGTGAAGTGGCGTTAAATCGTGCCCTCACCAATCAATTAGAAAACCTTACCCGTCGTGAGGAGGTCATGGCTTCCGAAGTATTACGACGGGGGCAAGTGACGGTAAGCGGAGACGATTACCCCACGCAGGTAGTCGATTTTCAGCGAGACCCGTTATTAACACAAGTTTTAACGGGAGCCACACGTTGGGGCGAGACAGGAGTGCGTGTGTTAGACAATGTGGAAGACTGGGCAGGTATGGTACATCAGGCATCAGGTGCCGCTGCGAGGACGGTGGTGATGGACCCGTTAGCTTGGCGTATTTTTAAGAACGATGACAAAGTCGAAAAATTATTAGAGATTCGTCGTGGTACGGCCAACACCTTAATTATTGATCCAATTTTACGGGGGCAGGGGAGTGAAAAAGCACGTTACGTGGGTTCTATTGGGGATTTCGATTTTTGGGTGTACAACGATGCTTATGTGGATGACGCGGGACAAGCCCAAACAATGCTCCCACCGTACACCGTTATTGTGGCTAGCCGCACCCTCCTTGAGGGCACACGGGCCTATGGTGTTATCCAAGACGAGAAGGCAGGCTACCGAGCGAGTCGCTACTTTACTAAATCCTGGTTGGAAGAAGATCCCGCATTGCGCTGGTTATTAATGCAATCGGCCCCGCTGATTGTGCCGTATCGACCCAATGCGTCATTTTGTGCCACCGTGCGATAA
- a CDS encoding S49 family peptidase: protein MKFWNRASHEAWAISTHVLETIIELAAQHNTSPEAIAAKMGKALDNTYRVTERDGVAVLPITGPLFRYSNFFTSFFGASSYERIAHDFMQALHNPDITSIVFDFDSPGGEVNGCSELANLIFESRGTKPIIAYASGDCASGAYWIASACDRIVVSDTAQLGSIGVVAVYHNSKGKDAEIEIVSSQSPFKRIDPSHDKGREKIQARIDALADVFINSIAQHRNVSADTVTNDYGQGDVLIGQAAIERGLADSGGTYEKLLHELTTSTLPSPSSSQPQSQPLSTRPESPDFFISEDNTLDIDTLKKDHFTLYQQVLVKGITQERQRIHDILEDDEAKEKTALAQHLALNTDLSHKIVISTLQQIPITPIKEDSTPPKNTPEASSGFSEMMATIDNPKIVPKADESSEEENTDDVARRIAQYSLAPVSSASGGDR from the coding sequence ATGAAATTTTGGAATAGAGCGTCTCACGAAGCTTGGGCGATTTCGACACATGTGCTTGAGACCATTATTGAGCTAGCTGCACAGCATAATACATCCCCAGAAGCCATTGCCGCTAAAATGGGAAAAGCCCTCGATAATACCTATCGTGTGACAGAACGTGATGGTGTGGCTGTCCTGCCTATTACTGGCCCCTTGTTTCGCTATTCAAACTTTTTTACGTCATTTTTTGGTGCGAGCAGCTATGAGCGTATTGCCCACGATTTTATGCAGGCATTACATAACCCAGACATTACATCGATTGTATTTGACTTTGATTCCCCAGGGGGTGAAGTCAATGGTTGTTCAGAATTAGCGAATCTTATTTTCGAGTCTCGCGGTACTAAACCTATTATTGCTTATGCGTCAGGGGACTGTGCTTCTGGTGCCTATTGGATTGCATCAGCATGTGATCGGATTGTGGTATCGGATACTGCGCAATTAGGTTCTATTGGCGTGGTGGCGGTGTACCACAATAGCAAAGGTAAGGATGCAGAAATAGAAATCGTCTCGTCACAGTCCCCGTTTAAGAGAATCGATCCTAGCCATGATAAAGGCCGTGAAAAGATTCAAGCGAGAATTGATGCCCTTGCTGACGTTTTTATTAACTCGATTGCACAACACCGAAATGTCTCTGCTGATACCGTGACGAATGATTATGGCCAGGGCGATGTATTGATTGGGCAAGCTGCCATTGAGCGAGGACTTGCCGACAGTGGCGGCACTTACGAAAAATTACTTCATGAATTAACCACATCGACATTGCCTTCACCCTCATCATCACAACCGCAGTCACAACCACTTTCAACTAGACCGGAGTCGCCGGACTTTTTTATATCTGAGGACAATACATTGGATATCGACACACTTAAAAAAGACCATTTTACCTTGTATCAGCAAGTGCTGGTAAAAGGCATTACACAAGAACGACAACGTATTCACGATATTTTAGAGGATGATGAGGCCAAAGAAAAAACGGCACTGGCACAGCATCTTGCACTCAATACCGATCTTTCCCACAAGATTGTGATCTCGACATTACAGCAAATTCCTATTACTCCTATCAAAGAAGACTCTACTCCACCAAAGAATACACCGGAAGCTTCCAGTGGTTTTTCAGAGATGATGGCCACTATTGATAATCCTAAGATAGTACCGAAGGCGGATGAGAGTAGTGAGGAAGAGAACACCGATGATGTAGCGAGGCGTATTGCCCAGTATTCGTTAGCCCCTGTTTCTAGTGCTTCAGGAGGTGATCGATGA
- a CDS encoding head decoration protein yields MSGQGIAEGFIDQGRYTPNNLIAGEFPRITRYVTVTGNTALSAGAVLGKITADSRYQLSAAASTDGSQIPDAILAEAVDTRSGDVQAPVYFSGEFNRLALQLGTGYTVAAIEPLLRLRSIFLRDNVPA; encoded by the coding sequence ATGAGCGGACAAGGCATTGCTGAGGGATTTATTGATCAAGGCCGCTATACCCCTAACAATTTAATTGCTGGTGAATTTCCTCGTATTACGCGCTATGTTACGGTGACAGGTAATACAGCTCTTAGCGCCGGTGCGGTGTTGGGTAAGATAACGGCGGATAGCCGATATCAACTCAGTGCGGCAGCCAGTACTGATGGCTCTCAAATACCCGATGCGATTTTAGCCGAAGCTGTGGATACGCGTTCAGGTGATGTACAAGCGCCCGTGTATTTTTCGGGAGAATTTAATCGCTTGGCGTTACAGCTAGGCACCGGTTATACCGTTGCGGCGATTGAACCTCTCTTACGTTTACGCAGTATCTTTTTACGAGACAATGTACCCGCTTAG